The stretch of DNA GGCTGGATCAAGGCGCGCTCGGACCGCCGGTGATTAACTCCTACGGTGGAAAATCCCTCCACGAACAATCGCATGGCGAGTCTTTCTGGTCGCTGGTGATGCACCGCTTCGGCGGCAACGGCTTTTACATACTGGACGAGCCTGAGGCGGCGCTGTCGCCGCAACGCCAGCTGGCGCTGCTCAGCCGCATTCATCAACTGGCAAATGAGAATTCTCAGTTCATCATCGCCACGCACTCGCCGATCTTAATGGCCTACCCCGACGCGGACGTTTTTCACTGCTCGGACGCGGGACTCAAGCGTGTGCATTACGAAGACACCGAGCATTTCCAGATCATGCACGATTTCGTCACGAACCCGCAGCGCATGCTGGATATTTTGCTATCCTCATGAGTGCTTTTAGCAGAAGCATAACTCCGTCATTCGGTGTACATTGTCGGTTCTGATTTAACGCTTACAAGGAACATAGAATGACGATCAAAGCCCTGCGTGATCAATCCCTGCCGATGCGCCATATCGTCCATGTGCGCAATCACATCATCTCCAGCGACATTTCGGTGGAAGAGGGCGGCAGTGACGCCGGCCCGTCGCCGCACGATTTGTATGACGCATCCCTGAGCGCCTGCAAGGGGCTGACCGTGGTGTGGTACGCCAAGCGCAAGAACATCCCGCTGGAGAATGTGGAAGTCACGATGGAACGCGATGACAAGGAAGAGCGTCATGGCGTCTACCGTCTGACCGCCACGCTGCACCTGACCGGCGACCTGACCGACGCGCAGCGCGCGGAGTTGCTGGCCGTGGCCGAGAAATGCCCGATCCATA from Duganella dendranthematis encodes:
- a CDS encoding AAA family ATPase, producing the protein MISRQYVSQVRLKVEEIAGFDRYPFCLPAVRHLSTLPLHPKVTFLVGENGSGKSTLLEAIAVAFGFNPEGGTKNFGFNTRASHSELHQYLRLVKGVKQPLDGFFLRAESFFNLATEIERLDQGALGPPVINSYGGKSLHEQSHGESFWSLVMHRFGGNGFYILDEPEAALSPQRQLALLSRIHQLANENSQFIIATHSPILMAYPDADVFHCSDAGLKRVHYEDTEHFQIMHDFVTNPQRMLDILLSS
- a CDS encoding OsmC family protein, encoding MTIKALRDQSLPMRHIVHVRNHIISSDISVEEGGSDAGPSPHDLYDASLSACKGLTVVWYAKRKNIPLENVEVTMERDDKEERHGVYRLTATLHLTGDLTDAQRAELLAVAEKCPIHKLMTAVTTEITTVLG